A genomic region of Persephonella marina EX-H1 contains the following coding sequences:
- a CDS encoding MBL fold metallo-hydrolase: protein MDKILFDSKNHKFILLGFAESKEELGIPSNQYLIVHNNKGIILDPGGFGLFPILLSRILKYTKLNNIKAIILSHQDPDICGGLNIWLEMTNAKAYISKLWLRFIPHYDIKRTDQIYGIPDEGMDLEVDERLKLKIIPAHFLHSPGHVNVYDPVSKILFTGDIGAGLLPCSENKLFVEDFEEYVKCIDSFHKRYMASNEALRKWVKRVEKLDVDIIAPQHGYLFKGENVDKLLKYLYDLKCGVDLF, encoded by the coding sequence ATGGATAAGATCCTTTTTGACTCAAAGAACCACAAATTTATTTTACTGGGTTTCGCAGAGAGCAAGGAAGAGCTAGGAATACCATCAAACCAGTATCTTATTGTTCACAATAATAAAGGTATAATACTGGATCCGGGAGGGTTTGGTCTGTTCCCGATACTCCTCTCAAGAATACTGAAATACACAAAACTTAACAATATAAAAGCTATAATTCTTTCACATCAGGATCCGGATATCTGCGGGGGTCTGAATATTTGGCTTGAGATGACAAATGCGAAAGCCTATATATCAAAATTATGGCTGAGGTTCATCCCCCATTACGATATTAAAAGGACAGACCAGATATACGGAATACCAGATGAAGGGATGGATTTAGAGGTGGATGAGAGGCTGAAGCTTAAAATAATTCCCGCCCATTTTTTACACTCACCAGGTCATGTTAATGTTTACGATCCTGTATCAAAGATACTTTTCACAGGGGATATTGGAGCAGGTCTTCTCCCATGTTCAGAAAACAAACTTTTTGTTGAGGATTTTGAGGAGTATGTTAAGTGTATAGATAGTTTTCATAAAAGGTATATGGCCTCAAACGAGGCCTTAAGAAAATGGGTAAAGAGGGTAGAAAAGTTAGATGTAGATATAATAGCTCCACAGCATGGTTATCTGTTTAAGGGGGAGAATGTGGATAAACTTCTAAAGTACCTTTACGATCTAAAATGTGGAGTTGATCTATTTTGA
- a CDS encoding F0F1 ATP synthase subunit gamma: MAKLSPRDIKRKIQGIKNTQRITKAMKAVSAAKLNKAKAKLNATRPYSERLYDLINDLAMFVDRDIHPLLKIRDEHKVDIVVVTADRGLAGAFNSYVIKTTLGKVKELQEAGKDVNLILIGRKAVQFFKNKGFNIIAEYEDIYRDHMNLSFTSQVGGIIAERYENEKTDAVYLINNELITTATYETKVRKLFPIEPELDYTKLSEISRYNIEPSSEEVLEQLLKRYINFQLYRALVESSTAEHAARMIAMDNATRNAGEAIKRWTIIFNKARQEAITTELIDIINASNAIE; encoded by the coding sequence ATGGCTAAGCTCTCACCAAGGGATATTAAAAGAAAGATACAGGGTATTAAGAATACACAGCGTATAACAAAGGCTATGAAGGCGGTTTCTGCCGCCAAACTTAATAAAGCAAAGGCAAAGCTGAATGCTACAAGACCATACTCAGAGAGGCTTTACGATCTTATAAACGATCTTGCTATGTTTGTTGACAGGGATATACACCCACTTTTAAAGATAAGGGATGAACATAAGGTTGATATAGTTGTTGTAACAGCTGATAGAGGTCTTGCTGGTGCTTTTAACTCCTATGTGATAAAAACAACTCTTGGTAAGGTAAAGGAGCTTCAGGAAGCTGGGAAGGATGTAAATCTTATCCTTATAGGAAGAAAGGCTGTCCAGTTTTTCAAGAATAAAGGATTTAATATAATAGCTGAGTATGAAGATATATACAGGGATCATATGAATCTCTCATTCACATCTCAGGTTGGCGGTATTATCGCAGAGAGATACGAGAACGAGAAAACCGATGCCGTTTACCTTATAAACAACGAGCTTATAACAACAGCAACATACGAGACAAAGGTAAGAAAGCTATTCCCTATAGAACCTGAGCTTGATTACACTAAGCTTTCCGAGATAAGCAGGTACAATATAGAGCCTTCTTCTGAAGAGGTTCTAGAACAGTTACTAAAAAGATACATAAACTTCCAGCTTTACAGAGCTCTTGTTGAGTCATCAACAGCAGAACATGCTGCAAGAATGATAGCTATGGATAACGCAACAAGAAACGCAGGTGAAGCCATTAAAAGATGGACGATCATATTTAATAAAGCAAGACAGGAAGCTATTACCACAGAGCTTATTGATATTATTAATGCTTCTAATGCTATTGAATAA
- a CDS encoding S41 family peptidase: protein MKSRLSLFVGVILVFIAGVNFGLSAKTDTKDIEKDLKLIGLYTEVFKIVKDYYVEPVDSKKLIYGSLRGMLHSLDPYSTFFTPDEFKDFTTETHGEFGGLGIEITMENHKLIIVAPIEDTPAWKAGLKAGDIIIEIDGEPTDKMTLMQAVKKMRGKPGTKITLTIWRKGVEKPFKVTITRAIIKIKSVKTKELEDGKIGYIRLTQFQENSAEEFEKALKKFKDKDGIIIDLRNNPGGLLSTAVEIADMLLDKGKLIVYTKGRDPRANEEYYSTSSPIIPDDIPIVVIVNKGSASASEILTGALRDNNRALAVGDQTFGKASVQTLIPLPDGAGLKITTAHYYTPSGKLIMNKGITPDIVVHMTEEEEMERIKAEREAKIKGEEKVKIVDPQLDTAINAIKILNFARKEAK from the coding sequence ATGAAAAGCAGACTTTCCCTGTTCGTTGGTGTAATTCTTGTATTTATAGCTGGTGTAAACTTTGGACTTAGCGCAAAGACCGATACAAAGGATATTGAAAAAGATCTAAAGCTGATAGGTTTATATACAGAAGTATTCAAGATCGTAAAGGATTACTATGTTGAGCCTGTAGACAGTAAAAAACTTATATACGGCTCTTTAAGGGGTATGTTACATTCACTTGATCCATACTCAACATTCTTTACACCTGATGAGTTCAAAGATTTTACAACAGAAACACATGGTGAGTTTGGTGGTCTTGGAATAGAGATAACTATGGAAAACCACAAGCTGATAATAGTAGCTCCTATTGAAGATACACCTGCATGGAAAGCTGGATTAAAGGCAGGAGATATTATTATAGAGATAGATGGAGAACCTACAGACAAGATGACTCTTATGCAGGCTGTCAAAAAGATGAGAGGTAAGCCTGGAACAAAGATTACACTTACAATATGGAGGAAAGGTGTAGAGAAGCCTTTTAAGGTCACAATAACAAGAGCAATAATAAAGATAAAGAGTGTCAAAACAAAAGAGCTTGAAGACGGAAAGATAGGATATATAAGACTTACACAGTTCCAGGAAAACTCAGCAGAGGAGTTTGAAAAGGCACTTAAAAAATTCAAAGATAAAGATGGAATAATTATAGATCTAAGGAACAATCCTGGTGGTCTTCTATCAACAGCTGTTGAGATAGCAGATATGCTCCTTGATAAAGGAAAGCTAATTGTTTACACAAAAGGAAGGGACCCAAGGGCAAATGAGGAGTACTACTCAACATCTTCACCTATTATCCCGGATGATATCCCTATAGTTGTTATTGTGAATAAAGGTTCTGCAAGTGCTTCGGAGATTCTAACAGGAGCTTTAAGGGACAACAATAGAGCTTTAGCGGTAGGTGATCAGACATTTGGTAAAGCATCGGTCCAGACATTGATACCTTTACCTGATGGTGCAGGACTTAAGATTACGACAGCACATTACTATACACCAAGCGGAAAGCTCATAATGAACAAAGGTATAACACCTGATATCGTTGTCCATATGACTGAAGAGGAAGAGATGGAAAGGATAAAAGCTGAAAGGGAAGCTAAAATAAAAGGTGAAGAAAAGGTAAAGATAGTTGATCCACAGCTTGATACAGCGATAAACGCCATAAAAATACTTAACTTCGCCCGTAAAGAAGCTAAATGA
- the atpB gene encoding F0F1 ATP synthase subunit A, with translation MEGLYINHVLFAVVALVVVPVIFSTFAKKPSLVPTPLQNLFEMYIEFVDNMIKENMGEKGRKYFPLVAGIGLFVFFGNLMGMIPGLESYTANINTTLALALLVFVIYNVEGFRKHGIGYLKHFMGPIPVAAPIFFIIEIISHISRPITLALRLFANMTGGELITIVLIMLVPLLIPLPIMVVHLIAVFLQTYVFMILTTVYIAGAITEEAH, from the coding sequence TTGGAAGGTTTATACATTAATCATGTTCTGTTTGCTGTAGTTGCCCTTGTTGTTGTTCCTGTTATATTTTCAACATTTGCAAAGAAGCCTTCTTTAGTTCCAACACCTTTACAGAACCTTTTTGAGATGTATATAGAGTTTGTTGATAATATGATAAAAGAGAATATGGGAGAAAAGGGAAGAAAATACTTTCCCCTTGTTGCAGGTATCGGTCTCTTCGTATTTTTTGGAAACCTTATGGGAATGATCCCGGGGCTTGAGTCCTACACTGCAAATATAAACACAACACTTGCACTGGCTTTACTTGTTTTCGTTATATACAACGTTGAAGGTTTCAGAAAGCACGGTATAGGGTACCTCAAACATTTTATGGGACCTATTCCTGTTGCTGCACCAATCTTCTTCATAATAGAGATCATATCACATATAAGCAGACCTATAACACTTGCATTACGTCTTTTTGCAAATATGACAGGTGGTGAGCTTATAACTATAGTTTTAATCATGCTTGTTCCACTTTTAATTCCTCTTCCAATAATGGTTGTTCACCTGATTGCTGTATTCCTTCAGACATACGTATTTATGATACTTACTACAGTTTATATAGCTGGTGCTATCACTGAAGAAGCACACTAA
- a CDS encoding universal stress protein, whose translation MVNVNKVLVCVDLTPVSLKALEWAKDIARRYGSELVVYHEMEDVYTMLKVSSSFGIPSAPDLKENAEKNVKDRLKPLLKDFEGSYRLVIDAKGKVVDRLPEIVEDEKPDLTVITHDYERDIPRLNSQILVIK comes from the coding sequence ATGGTGAATGTGAATAAAGTTCTGGTTTGTGTAGACCTAACACCGGTTTCGTTAAAGGCTTTAGAGTGGGCTAAAGATATAGCCAGAAGATACGGAAGTGAGCTTGTTGTATACCATGAGATGGAAGATGTTTACACGATGCTAAAGGTCAGCTCATCTTTCGGGATACCATCTGCACCAGATCTTAAAGAGAATGCAGAAAAAAATGTGAAGGATAGACTGAAACCTCTGCTTAAGGATTTTGAAGGTTCATACAGGCTTGTTATAGATGCTAAAGGAAAGGTGGTTGACAGGCTCCCTGAGATCGTTGAGGATGAAAAGCCCGATCTTACTGTTATAACCCACGATTATGAAAGAGATATACCAAGATTAAACTCGCAAATACTGGTAATAAAATAA
- the atpD gene encoding F0F1 ATP synthase subunit beta, whose protein sequence is MADMKGKIVQVVGPVVDVEFETEELPEIRWALKTQRTAIDDKGNEFVEDLYLEVAQHLGEKRVRTIAYGPTDGLVRGQEVESVGGPLQIPVGKPVLGRIFNVVGQPIDDGGPVEAEEKWPIFRPAPSFEEQSTKVEIFETGIKVIDLLVPFIKGGKVGLFGGAGVGKTVLMQELIHNIAKFHSGYSVVVGVGERTREGNDLWMEMKESGVLPYTAMVYGQMNEPPGVRFRVAQTGLTMAEYFRDVEKQDVLIFIDNIFRFVQAGAEVSTLLGRLPSAVGYQPTLGTDVGEVQERITSTVNGSITSIQAVYVPADDITDPAPASVFAHLDATIVLQRRLAELGIYPAIDPLESTSKALAPEYVGEEHYFVAREVQRILQRYKELQEIIAILGMEELSEEDKALVYRARKLQRFLAQKFHVAEQFTGQPGDYVKREDTIRSFKEVVEGKWDHLPEQAFYMVADIEDAKRKAEEMEAKQA, encoded by the coding sequence ATGGCAGATATGAAAGGAAAAATCGTTCAGGTCGTTGGACCTGTTGTTGACGTTGAGTTTGAAACTGAAGAACTTCCAGAAATCAGATGGGCTTTAAAAACCCAGAGAACAGCAATAGATGATAAGGGAAATGAGTTTGTTGAAGATCTTTATCTTGAGGTTGCACAGCACCTTGGAGAGAAAAGGGTTAGAACTATCGCTTATGGTCCTACAGATGGGCTTGTAAGGGGACAGGAAGTTGAAAGTGTTGGAGGACCTCTCCAGATCCCTGTTGGAAAGCCAGTTCTTGGAAGGATATTCAACGTTGTAGGACAGCCTATAGATGATGGTGGCCCTGTTGAGGCAGAGGAGAAATGGCCAATATTCAGACCTGCTCCATCATTTGAAGAGCAGTCAACAAAGGTTGAGATATTTGAAACAGGTATTAAGGTTATAGACCTACTCGTTCCATTTATCAAAGGTGGAAAGGTTGGTCTTTTCGGTGGTGCTGGTGTTGGAAAGACTGTTCTTATGCAGGAGCTTATCCACAACATCGCTAAGTTCCACTCAGGTTACTCTGTTGTTGTTGGTGTTGGAGAGAGAACAAGGGAAGGAAACGACCTCTGGATGGAGATGAAAGAATCAGGGGTTCTCCCATATACAGCTATGGTTTACGGACAGATGAACGAGCCACCAGGGGTTAGATTCAGGGTTGCTCAGACCGGTCTTACAATGGCTGAGTACTTCAGGGATGTTGAGAAGCAGGACGTTCTTATATTTATAGATAACATATTCAGATTCGTTCAGGCAGGTGCTGAGGTTTCAACACTTCTTGGAAGGCTTCCTTCTGCTGTTGGTTACCAGCCAACACTTGGAACGGACGTTGGTGAGGTTCAGGAAAGGATCACATCTACTGTAAACGGTTCTATTACATCTATTCAGGCTGTTTACGTACCTGCTGACGATATTACTGACCCAGCTCCAGCTTCAGTTTTCGCTCACCTTGACGCTACAATCGTTCTACAGAGAAGACTTGCAGAGCTCGGTATATATCCTGCTATTGATCCTCTTGAGTCAACATCTAAGGCTCTTGCACCTGAGTATGTTGGTGAGGAACATTACTTTGTTGCAAGGGAAGTCCAGAGAATACTCCAGAGGTACAAGGAGCTTCAGGAGATCATCGCTATTCTCGGTATGGAAGAGCTTTCTGAAGAGGATAAGGCTCTTGTTTACAGAGCTAGAAAGCTCCAGAGATTCCTTGCTCAGAAGTTCCACGTTGCTGAACAGTTTACAGGTCAGCCAGGTGATTACGTGAAGAGAGAAGATACTATAAGATCTTTCAAAGAGGTTGTTGAAGGTAAGTGGGATCACCTTCCAGAACAGGCATTTTATATGGTTGCTGATATTGAAGATGCTAAGAGAAAAGCTGAAGAGATGGAAGCTAAGCAGGCTTAA
- the aroC gene encoding chorismate synthase, whose protein sequence is MGTLRFLNAGESHGPALTAIIEGLPSNLRISSEFINRELSRRQSGYGRGGRMKIEKDRVEILSGVRFGYTLGSPVTLMVRNKDWENWTDIMAVEGQPTEKKEITNPRPGHADLPGGIKYGFHDLRNVLERASARETTTRVAVGAVCKQLLEDIGIRIGSYVVSIGEISLRDRIKDIPLEERFEKAESSEVRTPLPELDQEFKELIDRAREEGESLGGVFEVFAVGVPVGLGSHVHWDRRLDGRIAQAMMSIQAMKGVEIGEGFSLAEMYGSQAHDEIFWDKERGFYHRTNRAGGIEGGITNGEPILVRVGMKPIPTLMRRKSLRSVNIKTKQPFDAAKERSDVTAVPAAAVVGEAMLAIVLAQAVLEKFGNDNWIDIKRRIEEYRAYTREF, encoded by the coding sequence ATGGGCACACTCAGATTTTTAAATGCTGGAGAGTCACATGGACCTGCCCTGACCGCAATTATTGAGGGGCTTCCTTCAAATCTCAGGATATCATCTGAGTTTATAAACAGGGAGCTTTCAAGAAGACAGTCCGGATACGGTCGTGGCGGAAGGATGAAGATAGAAAAGGACAGAGTTGAGATACTCTCAGGTGTCAGATTTGGGTATACACTTGGGTCTCCTGTAACACTTATGGTAAGAAATAAAGACTGGGAGAACTGGACTGATATTATGGCTGTGGAAGGACAACCTACAGAAAAGAAGGAGATCACAAATCCCCGTCCAGGTCATGCTGATCTTCCAGGGGGGATAAAGTACGGATTTCACGATCTTAGAAATGTTCTTGAGAGGGCAAGTGCAAGGGAAACCACGACAAGGGTTGCTGTTGGTGCTGTATGTAAACAGCTTCTTGAGGATATAGGTATAAGAATAGGAAGCTATGTTGTTTCAATAGGTGAGATTTCACTGAGGGATAGGATAAAGGATATTCCCCTTGAGGAAAGATTTGAAAAGGCAGAAAGTTCTGAGGTTAGAACACCTTTACCTGAGCTTGATCAAGAATTTAAAGAACTGATAGATAGGGCAAGGGAGGAAGGTGAAAGTCTTGGAGGTGTGTTTGAGGTTTTTGCTGTTGGTGTTCCTGTCGGTCTAGGGAGTCATGTTCACTGGGATAGAAGGCTTGATGGAAGAATAGCACAGGCAATGATGAGTATCCAGGCAATGAAAGGTGTTGAGATAGGTGAAGGATTCAGCCTTGCAGAGATGTATGGTTCTCAGGCCCATGACGAGATTTTCTGGGATAAGGAAAGAGGTTTTTACCACAGAACAAACAGGGCAGGTGGGATTGAAGGAGGAATAACAAACGGAGAACCAATATTAGTCAGGGTAGGTATGAAGCCTATACCTACACTTATGAGAAGAAAATCACTCAGATCTGTAAATATAAAAACGAAACAGCCATTTGATGCAGCAAAGGAGAGATCTGATGTGACAGCTGTACCGGCAGCAGCAGTTGTTGGTGAGGCGATGCTTGCAATAGTTCTTGCTCAGGCTGTTCTTGAGAAGTTTGGTAATGACAACTGGATAGATATAAAGAGAAGGATTGAAGAATACAGAGCATACACAAGGGAGTTTTAG
- the tsaD gene encoding tRNA (adenosine(37)-N6)-threonylcarbamoyltransferase complex transferase subunit TsaD — MKILGIETSCDDTAVSVYDSEEGLLSNVVSSQIKMHEEWGGVYPDLAAREHTKNIIPVLDRALKEASVNIKDIDGIAVTVAPGLIVSLVIGISVAKTLSWIYRKPLIPVHHIEAHIFASFITEKIDYPFIALVVSGGHTELYLIKGFEDYRYLGGTLDDAVGEAYDKVARMLGLGYPGGPVIDRLSKEGEDTVKLPRPLINDRGKNRFNFSFSGLKTAVLREIQKGVYRKEDIARSFQEAATDVLLAKTIDAMKEFNIKNVVIAGGVSANSRLREKFKEAEENHGIKAYFPPLYLCTDNGAMVAFTGYKRFKESGTTVDYSFEGKARLRMDKFVEIIRKSSVSS; from the coding sequence ATGAAGATACTGGGTATAGAGACTTCCTGTGATGATACAGCTGTATCAGTATATGACAGTGAGGAAGGTCTTCTATCAAATGTTGTCTCCTCCCAGATAAAGATGCATGAGGAATGGGGAGGCGTTTACCCTGATTTAGCTGCAAGGGAACACACAAAGAATATAATACCTGTTCTTGACAGGGCTTTAAAAGAAGCGTCTGTAAATATAAAGGATATTGATGGAATAGCCGTAACTGTGGCACCAGGTCTGATAGTATCCCTCGTTATAGGAATATCCGTTGCAAAAACGTTAAGCTGGATATACAGAAAACCTCTCATCCCTGTCCACCACATAGAAGCTCATATTTTTGCATCTTTTATCACAGAGAAGATAGATTACCCTTTTATAGCCCTTGTTGTTTCAGGTGGTCATACAGAGCTTTACCTGATAAAAGGTTTTGAGGATTACAGGTATTTAGGCGGAACACTTGATGATGCTGTTGGAGAGGCTTATGACAAAGTGGCAAGAATGCTTGGGCTTGGATACCCTGGTGGACCGGTTATAGACAGGCTTTCAAAGGAAGGAGAAGATACAGTAAAACTACCAAGACCACTTATCAATGATAGAGGTAAAAACAGGTTTAACTTCTCATTCAGCGGTCTGAAAACAGCTGTTCTTAGAGAGATACAGAAAGGAGTTTACAGGAAGGAAGATATAGCAAGATCATTCCAGGAAGCTGCAACTGACGTTCTTCTGGCTAAAACGATAGATGCAATGAAAGAGTTTAATATAAAAAATGTGGTCATAGCTGGTGGTGTGTCTGCAAACTCAAGACTGAGGGAAAAGTTCAAAGAAGCTGAAGAGAATCACGGAATAAAGGCGTACTTCCCACCTTTATACCTCTGTACAGATAACGGAGCAATGGTTGCATTCACAGGATACAAAAGGTTTAAAGAGAGTGGAACAACTGTAGATTATAGCTTTGAGGGAAAGGCAAGATTAAGAATGGATAAGTTTGTAGAGATCATCAGAAAAAGCAGTGTTTCTTCTTAA
- the rpmH gene encoding 50S ribosomal protein L34: MPEKVKDHLSNKKRKRTSGFLARKRTKSGRKILARRRRKGRKRIAIS; this comes from the coding sequence ATGCCAGAAAAGGTAAAGGATCATCTTTCAAATAAGAAAAGAAAGAGAACTTCAGGTTTCCTTGCAAGGAAAAGAACAAAATCTGGAAGAAAGATCCTTGCAAGAAGAAGGAGAAAGGGAAGAAAGAGAATCGCCATCAGCTAA
- the rnpA gene encoding ribonuclease P protein component codes for MITLKDREIKSILSKGRSLHTENFIVIYRNNDLGYPRFAFILSRKFSKKAVVRNRAKRIIKEALRAYYGSLKNLSYDIIFIAKKNIIGKKTQDLYRDMEKLISILREGNGQISDKTY; via the coding sequence ATGATTACGCTGAAAGACCGTGAGATAAAAAGTATTCTCTCAAAAGGAAGATCTTTACATACAGAGAACTTTATAGTTATCTACAGAAATAATGATCTTGGATATCCGAGATTTGCTTTTATTCTATCCAGAAAATTTTCAAAGAAAGCGGTAGTTAGAAACAGGGCAAAAAGGATTATTAAAGAAGCACTAAGGGCATATTACGGAAGTCTTAAGAATCTTAGTTATGATATCATTTTTATTGCTAAAAAAAATATCATAGGAAAAAAAACTCAAGACTTATACCGGGATATGGAAAAATTAATTTCTATCCTTAGAGAAGGAAATGGACAGATTTCTGATAAAACTTATTAA
- a CDS encoding putative bifunctional diguanylate cyclase/phosphodiesterase, with protein MSRKNLNFENLRKELALKSGTVIENLLKYNSLIKGLRREIKSLSEPQEFKEQSCDLILEEFEKNLNYNIQLVKDGSIRAIDLILLLEKEVVDKKLLQEETKILKEIVLSRENIMDWKGYAKEILRKLRAIYPYDLFFFMFEEDNTIKFYIFYSYIPPDDLKEEIKVYLTENVVKNFKKNPYRNLDFEEIYISNKSRRKEIKKIHIETHQFLPDSPGIGGTLGLIVLPEERLSRKDINILNSILSIMTLVTGSSRALSKAITELEYFAGHDPLTDLYNRRIFEDLLKYEVSRAKRKNYKFSLILIDLDNFKYINDTYGHHIGDIVLKSVADILEASIRDGDLVARIGGDEFVILLSETELEKALIVAERIRKNLENNKLCIFEGAVISVSASLGVVEFPTHGTTKEELMMVVDNALYRAKDLGKNKVYVPTHEEIEKTIKEKRKEFSILQEAIDKELFVPYFQPIYDLKNDNVHAYEVLARLKDEKGEVISAYRFISLAEKLGKIKDIDKTIIKKALTEKKENDLKEKLFLNLSAKDISDDSFWQYIFSVVNDLNIDPEEIVFELTEREAVKETAEVQALIVKLKDKGFGFAIDDFGSGYSSFYYLKYFPIDYVKIDGEFIRELKPSDPKSIAFVESMDLLCKRLNIKTVAESIENEDILKILKNIGIDYGQGFHLGYPESKFL; from the coding sequence TTGAGCAGGAAAAATCTTAATTTTGAGAACTTAAGAAAAGAGCTCGCATTAAAAAGTGGAACTGTAATAGAAAATTTACTTAAATATAACTCCCTGATAAAAGGTCTCAGGAGGGAGATAAAAAGTCTTTCAGAACCCCAAGAGTTTAAAGAGCAGTCCTGCGATCTTATACTTGAGGAGTTTGAGAAAAATCTGAATTACAACATACAGCTTGTTAAAGACGGAAGTATAAGGGCTATAGATCTTATTCTTCTCCTTGAAAAAGAGGTTGTTGATAAAAAACTTCTTCAGGAAGAAACAAAGATACTGAAGGAGATAGTCCTTTCCAGGGAAAATATTATGGACTGGAAGGGGTATGCAAAGGAGATATTAAGAAAGTTAAGGGCTATATACCCTTACGATCTGTTTTTCTTTATGTTTGAGGAAGATAACACAATAAAATTTTATATATTCTACAGCTATATACCCCCTGATGATCTCAAAGAGGAGATTAAAGTATACCTCACTGAGAATGTGGTTAAAAACTTTAAGAAAAATCCTTACAGGAATCTGGATTTTGAAGAGATATACATATCAAATAAATCCCGAAGAAAGGAAATTAAAAAGATACATATTGAAACCCACCAGTTTTTGCCAGATTCTCCTGGAATAGGAGGTACTCTTGGACTTATAGTTCTACCTGAAGAAAGGCTATCAAGAAAAGATATAAATATATTAAACTCAATCCTTTCAATAATGACACTTGTAACAGGTTCATCAAGAGCTTTATCCAAAGCTATAACAGAACTTGAATATTTTGCAGGCCATGATCCATTAACTGATCTTTATAACAGGAGAATATTTGAGGATCTTTTAAAATACGAGGTAAGTAGAGCTAAAAGAAAAAATTATAAATTTTCATTAATACTCATTGATCTTGATAACTTTAAGTATATTAACGATACATACGGTCATCACATAGGGGATATAGTTCTAAAATCTGTTGCTGACATACTTGAGGCATCAATAAGAGATGGTGATCTGGTTGCAAGGATAGGAGGAGATGAGTTCGTTATTCTTCTAAGTGAAACAGAGCTTGAAAAAGCCCTGATCGTTGCTGAAAGAATAAGAAAAAATCTTGAGAACAACAAACTCTGTATATTTGAGGGAGCAGTAATATCTGTAAGCGCCTCTCTGGGAGTTGTTGAATTCCCAACACATGGAACAACCAAAGAAGAACTTATGATGGTTGTTGATAATGCCCTTTACAGAGCAAAGGATCTTGGAAAAAACAAAGTTTACGTTCCAACACATGAGGAGATAGAAAAAACTATAAAAGAGAAAAGAAAGGAGTTTTCAATCCTGCAGGAAGCTATAGACAAGGAACTTTTCGTACCTTATTTTCAGCCGATATACGATCTGAAAAATGATAACGTTCATGCCTATGAGGTTCTTGCCAGACTAAAGGATGAAAAAGGAGAGGTTATATCAGCTTACAGGTTTATATCCCTCGCAGAAAAGCTTGGAAAGATTAAAGATATAGACAAAACAATAATTAAAAAAGCTCTTACTGAAAAGAAAGAAAATGATCTTAAAGAAAAACTGTTTTTGAATCTTTCAGCAAAAGATATATCAGACGATTCTTTCTGGCAGTACATATTCTCAGTAGTAAATGATCTGAATATAGATCCTGAGGAGATCGTTTTCGAGCTTACAGAAAGGGAGGCTGTAAAGGAAACAGCTGAAGTTCAGGCATTAATAGTAAAACTCAAGGACAAAGGTTTTGGTTTTGCGATTGATGATTTTGGAAGCGGTTACTCATCATTTTATTATTTAAAGTATTTTCCCATAGATTATGTAAAGATAGATGGGGAGTTTATAAGAGAGCTTAAACCCTCCGATCCTAAAAGTATAGCCTTTGTTGAGAGTATGGATCTGCTATGTAAAAGACTGAACATAAAAACGGTTGCAGAATCAATAGAAAATGAAGATATTTTAAAAATTCTAAAGAATATAGGTATAGATTACGGTCAGGGTTTTCACCTTGGTTATCCGGAATCAAAATTTCTTTGA
- a CDS encoding ATP synthase F0 subunit C: MKKYSTAFIMLMMVAGAVSAAFAGEGATADAMARAIFYGGVAIGAGVAIGAAAGGGAAGLGNAIRGVLEGMARNPNMGGKLLTTMFIGMALIETFVLYGLLIAIIFLFTGIFDGKAGF; encoded by the coding sequence ATGAAGAAATACTCTACCGCATTCATAATGTTAATGATGGTAGCAGGTGCTGTCTCAGCTGCTTTTGCTGGTGAGGGTGCTACAGCTGATGCTATGGCAAGAGCTATCTTCTACGGAGGCGTTGCTATAGGTGCTGGAGTTGCTATAGGTGCTGCTGCTGGAGGTGGTGCTGCTGGACTTGGTAATGCTATTAGAGGTGTTCTTGAAGGTATGGCAAGAAACCCAAATATGGGTGGAAAGCTTTTAACAACAATGTTTATTGGTATGGCGCTTATAGAAACATTTGTTCTTTACGGACTTTTAATAGCAATCATATTCCTCTTTACAGGAATATTTGACGGAAAAGCTGGATTCTAA